One Kineococcus endophyticus genomic region harbors:
- a CDS encoding DeoR/GlpR family DNA-binding transcription regulator, translated as MYAPERHQTILDAARGAGRVEVAALADLLDVTPETIRRDLTVLERRGVLRRVHGGAIPVERLGAELAVPERQDVAGPEKDRIARAALAELPDGGTLLLDAGTTTARLAELLPTDRELVVVTHALPIAQVVAQAVATRPNLTLHVVGGTVRGRTLAAVGVWAERALAEVFADVCFLGTNALTVEHGLTTPDLAEAAVKRCLISSARRTVVLADHTKFGRDDFAHVADLEAVDTVITDSATDPEILGDVEAAGPRVVRA; from the coding sequence ATGTACGCACCGGAGCGGCACCAGACGATCCTGGACGCGGCGCGCGGCGCCGGCCGGGTCGAGGTCGCCGCCCTGGCCGACCTGCTCGACGTGACCCCGGAGACCATCCGGCGCGACCTCACGGTCCTCGAACGCCGCGGCGTCCTGCGCCGCGTCCACGGCGGGGCGATCCCCGTCGAACGGCTCGGCGCCGAGCTGGCCGTCCCCGAACGCCAGGACGTCGCCGGTCCGGAGAAGGACCGCATCGCCCGCGCCGCCCTGGCCGAACTGCCCGACGGCGGAACGCTGCTGCTCGACGCCGGCACGACGACGGCCCGCCTGGCCGAACTCCTGCCCACCGACCGCGAACTCGTGGTCGTCACGCACGCCCTGCCCATCGCCCAGGTCGTCGCGCAGGCGGTGGCCACCCGCCCGAACCTCACCCTGCACGTCGTGGGCGGCACCGTCCGCGGCCGCACCCTGGCCGCCGTCGGGGTCTGGGCCGAACGGGCCCTGGCCGAGGTCTTCGCCGACGTCTGCTTCCTCGGGACGAACGCCCTCACCGTCGAGCACGGGCTCACCACCCCCGACCTCGCCGAGGCCGCCGTCAAGCGCTGCCTCATCTCCTCCGCCCGGCGCACCGTCGTGCTGGCCGACCACACCAAGTTCGGCCGGGACGACTTCGCCCACGTCGCAGACCTGGAGGCTGTCGACACCGTGATCACCGATTCCGCGACCGACCCCGAGATCCTCGGGGACGTCGAGGCCGCCGGCCCCCGGGTCGTGCGCGCATGA
- a CDS encoding VOC family protein — protein MTVTTTTHLNFRGEAREALDFYAGVLGGTPTVVTYGQAHDPQGQPDHVVWGEVQAPGGAHVMAYDVQTDREFDPGVNAVYVSLRCDTAEEVTRAYEGLAVGARHVRTPLGPSAFSPLYGMLTDRFGVTWVVDQRVEFSAG, from the coding sequence GTGACCGTCACGACCACCACCCACCTGAACTTCCGCGGCGAGGCCCGGGAGGCGTTGGACTTCTACGCCGGCGTCCTCGGCGGCACGCCGACCGTCGTCACCTACGGCCAGGCGCACGACCCGCAGGGGCAGCCCGACCACGTCGTCTGGGGTGAGGTGCAGGCGCCCGGCGGGGCGCACGTCATGGCCTACGACGTCCAGACCGACCGGGAGTTCGACCCCGGTGTCAACGCCGTCTACGTCTCGCTGCGCTGCGACACGGCGGAGGAGGTCACGCGGGCCTACGAGGGGCTGGCCGTGGGCGCCCGGCACGTGCGCACACCGCTGGGGCCGTCGGCGTTCTCGCCGCTGTACGGGATGCTGACCGACCGCTTCGGCGTGACGTGGGTCGTCGACCAGCGGGTGGAGTTCAGCGCAGGCTGA
- a CDS encoding 1-phosphofructokinase family hexose kinase, translating to MKVLTVTPNPSVDHTVELAVLTRGEVHRALAGSVEAGGKGVNVARALARHGHTATAVLPSGGVDGDRLEALLAPQRVQALTVPIAGTIRTNTTVVEADGTTTKLNEPGPELTAEDVEALQRSVVDGLQDGPDWFVSSGSLPPGAPVDLHARFVAAARRAGVRSAVDTSGAALAAAVDAAPDVLKPNEDELAELLGRELHTVGDVVTAAAELRGRGVGEVLVSLGGAGALLVGGDGVVWAGGEPLVPLSTVGAGDCTLAGFLHACGSPADRLATAVAWGRAAVLLPGSSVPGDPETTRAATAVRTLTDPDPDTLVKDLQR from the coding sequence ATGAAGGTCCTGACCGTCACGCCGAACCCCAGCGTCGACCACACCGTCGAACTCGCCGTCCTGACGCGCGGTGAGGTCCACCGCGCCCTGGCCGGGTCCGTCGAGGCCGGCGGCAAGGGCGTCAACGTCGCCCGCGCCCTGGCCCGGCACGGCCACACGGCCACCGCCGTCCTGCCGTCCGGCGGGGTCGACGGCGACCGGCTCGAGGCGCTGCTGGCCCCCCAGCGGGTGCAGGCGCTGACCGTCCCCATCGCCGGGACGATCCGCACGAACACCACGGTCGTCGAGGCCGACGGCACCACGACCAAGCTCAACGAACCCGGGCCGGAACTCACGGCCGAGGACGTCGAGGCGTTGCAGCGCAGCGTGGTCGACGGTCTGCAGGACGGTCCGGACTGGTTCGTCAGCAGCGGTTCGCTGCCGCCGGGCGCCCCGGTCGACCTGCACGCGCGGTTCGTCGCCGCCGCCCGGCGGGCCGGCGTCCGCTCGGCGGTCGACACCAGCGGGGCCGCGCTCGCCGCGGCCGTCGACGCCGCCCCCGACGTCCTGAAACCCAACGAGGACGAACTCGCCGAACTGCTCGGCCGTGAACTGCACACCGTGGGCGACGTCGTGACGGCGGCCGCGGAACTGCGCGGTCGCGGGGTCGGCGAGGTGCTCGTCAGCCTCGGTGGCGCCGGCGCCCTGCTCGTCGGCGGTGACGGCGTGGTGTGGGCGGGCGGGGAACCCCTCGTCCCCTTGAGCACCGTCGGCGCCGGCGACTGCACGCTGGCGGGTTTCCTGCACGCCTGCGGTTCCCCGGCGGACCGCCTCGCGACGGCCGTGGCCTGGGGCCGCGCCGCCGTCCTCCTCCCGGGCAGTTCCGTGCCGGGCGACCCCGAGACCACCCGCGCGGCCACCGCCGTCCGGACTCTGACCGATCCCGATCCCGACACCCTCGTGAAGGACCTGCAGCGATGA
- a CDS encoding DUF7455 domain-containing protein: MTTAMTTLSQSPMTASDRCDRCGAQAYVRVQLNAGGELLFCAHHGREHREALRAAGADIHDESQKLVATSSTAAPDER, translated from the coding sequence ATGACCACCGCCATGACCACCCTCAGCCAGAGCCCCATGACCGCCTCGGACCGGTGCGACCGGTGCGGCGCACAGGCCTACGTGCGGGTCCAGCTCAACGCCGGTGGTGAGCTCCTCTTCTGCGCTCACCACGGTCGTGAGCACCGTGAGGCCCTGCGCGCCGCCGGCGCCGACATCCACGACGAGTCCCAGAAGCTCGTGGCCACGTCGTCGACCGCCGCACCCGACGAGCGCTGA
- a CDS encoding DNA gyrase/topoisomerase IV subunit B: MTPPSPTPSGPSGGEDKYTAANLLVLEGLEAVRKRPGMYIGSTDSRGLMHCLWEIIDNAVDEALGGHCQNIHVVLHADGSVEVHDDGRGIPVDVEKRTGLSGVEVVFTHLHAGGKFGGGSYSASGGLHGVGASVVNALSSRLDVQVDRGGKTYATSFRRGAPGRYAGEGPDAPFTPATGLEVVGRAKRGATGTRVRYWADTQVFLKDAEFSHADLAARARQTSFLVPGLRIVVRDERSGEPTEEVFQHDGGIGEYVEFLTPDAPVTDVWRLQGEGTFTETVPVLDDSGHMDMQDVERHCVVDVALRWGTGYDPTVRTFVNIIATPKGGSHLSGFEQGLYAAVKAQVDAQARRLKVGKDEKLEKDDVLAGMTAVITVRLAEPQFEGQTKEVLGTAAVRAIVRKVVETELTTVLTSGKREDKAQATAVLDKVVTEMKSRISARLHKETQRRKNALESSSLPPKLKDCRSDDVGNTELFLVEGDSALGTAMGARDSEYQALLPLRGKILNVQKASVTDMLKNAECASIIQVVGGGSGRSFDLSSVRYGKIVLMTDADVDGAHIRTLLLTLFFRYMRPLIDAGRVFAAVPPLHRVEVNGAGRREREVIYTYSDAELRRVTADLTKRGRTYKDPQRYKGLGEMDEDQLAETTMERAHRTLRRVTVSDGAVAERVFELLMGNDVAPRKDFIIAGAENLDRDRIDA, translated from the coding sequence GTGACTCCCCCCAGCCCGACCCCCTCCGGCCCCTCCGGCGGCGAGGACAAGTACACCGCGGCGAACCTGCTGGTCCTCGAGGGCCTGGAGGCCGTCCGCAAGCGGCCGGGGATGTACATCGGCTCCACCGACTCGCGCGGCCTCATGCACTGCCTGTGGGAGATCATCGACAACGCCGTCGACGAGGCCCTCGGCGGGCACTGCCAGAACATCCACGTCGTCCTGCACGCCGACGGCTCCGTGGAGGTCCACGACGACGGCCGCGGCATCCCGGTCGACGTCGAGAAGCGCACGGGCCTGTCCGGCGTCGAGGTCGTCTTCACCCACCTGCACGCCGGCGGCAAGTTCGGCGGCGGGTCCTACTCGGCCTCCGGTGGTCTGCACGGGGTCGGGGCGAGCGTCGTCAACGCCCTCAGCTCCCGCCTCGACGTCCAGGTCGACCGCGGCGGCAAGACGTACGCGACGAGCTTCCGGCGCGGTGCGCCCGGCCGGTACGCCGGGGAGGGCCCCGACGCCCCCTTCACCCCGGCGACGGGTCTGGAGGTCGTCGGCCGCGCCAAGCGGGGCGCCACCGGGACGCGGGTGCGCTACTGGGCCGACACGCAGGTCTTCCTCAAGGACGCCGAGTTCTCCCACGCCGACCTCGCCGCCCGGGCGCGGCAGACGTCCTTCCTCGTCCCGGGCCTGCGCATCGTCGTGCGCGACGAGCGCTCGGGCGAACCCACCGAGGAGGTCTTCCAGCACGACGGCGGGATCGGCGAGTACGTCGAGTTCCTCACCCCCGACGCCCCCGTCACGGACGTGTGGCGCCTGCAGGGCGAGGGCACGTTCACCGAGACGGTCCCGGTCCTCGACGACTCCGGGCACATGGACATGCAGGACGTCGAACGCCACTGCGTCGTCGACGTCGCGCTGCGCTGGGGCACCGGCTACGACCCCACGGTGCGCACCTTCGTCAACATCATCGCCACCCCCAAGGGCGGCTCGCACCTGTCCGGGTTCGAGCAGGGCCTGTACGCGGCGGTGAAGGCCCAGGTCGACGCCCAGGCCCGCCGCCTGAAGGTCGGCAAGGACGAGAAGCTGGAGAAGGACGACGTCCTCGCCGGCATGACCGCGGTCATCACGGTGCGGCTGGCCGAACCGCAGTTCGAGGGCCAGACCAAGGAGGTCCTGGGCACCGCGGCCGTGCGCGCCATCGTGCGCAAGGTCGTCGAGACCGAGCTGACGACCGTGCTGACGAGCGGCAAGCGCGAGGACAAGGCGCAGGCCACGGCCGTGCTGGACAAGGTCGTCACCGAGATGAAGTCGCGCATCTCCGCGCGGCTGCACAAGGAGACGCAGCGGCGCAAGAACGCGCTGGAGAGCTCCTCGCTGCCGCCCAAGCTCAAGGACTGCCGGTCCGACGACGTGGGCAACACCGAGCTGTTCCTCGTCGAGGGGGACTCGGCGCTCGGGACGGCCATGGGGGCCCGCGACTCGGAGTACCAGGCGCTGCTGCCCCTGCGCGGCAAGATCCTCAACGTCCAGAAGGCGTCCGTCACGGACATGCTGAAGAACGCCGAGTGCGCCTCGATCATCCAGGTGGTCGGCGGGGGGTCCGGGCGCAGCTTCGACCTGTCCTCGGTCCGCTACGGCAAGATCGTGCTCATGACGGACGCCGACGTCGACGGCGCCCACATCCGGACGCTGCTGCTGACGCTGTTCTTCCGGTACATGCGGCCCCTCATCGACGCCGGCCGCGTCTTCGCCGCCGTGCCCCCGCTGCACCGCGTGGAGGTCAACGGGGCGGGCCGGCGCGAGCGCGAGGTCATCTACACGTACTCCGACGCCGAGCTGCGCCGCGTGACGGCCGACCTCACCAAGCGGGGCCGGACGTACAAGGACCCGCAGCGGTACAAGGGCCTGGGGGAGATGGACGAGGACCAGCTCGCCGAGACGACGATGGAACGCGCGCACCGGACGCTGCGCCGCGTCACCGTCTCGGACGGGGCGGTGGCCGAGCGCGTGTTCGAGCTGCTCATGGGCAACGACGTCGCACCGCGCAAGGACTTCATCATCGCCGGGGCCGAGAACCTCGACCGGGACCGCATCGACGCCTGA
- a CDS encoding DUF456 domain-containing protein, whose protein sequence is MGDAGLVVVALVMAVGLVGIVVPVLPGTVLVGLSALVWAVAEGGAAWAWFAGVAVLLAAGQVSMYLLPGRRMTRAGIGKRTLLLGAVLGVVGFFVVPVLGLPLGFVLGVFLGELAAASEVPDRARRAWRSTVVALKNVGLSVALEGSAALLATGVWVAGALSLR, encoded by the coding sequence ATGGGTGACGCCGGGCTCGTCGTCGTCGCGCTGGTGATGGCCGTCGGCCTCGTCGGCATCGTCGTCCCGGTCCTGCCGGGCACCGTCCTCGTCGGGCTGTCGGCCCTCGTGTGGGCCGTCGCCGAGGGCGGCGCCGCGTGGGCCTGGTTCGCCGGGGTGGCCGTCCTCCTGGCCGCCGGCCAGGTCTCGATGTACCTCCTGCCCGGCCGGCGCATGACCCGCGCCGGCATCGGCAAGCGCACCCTCCTGCTCGGCGCCGTGCTCGGCGTCGTCGGCTTCTTCGTCGTCCCCGTCCTCGGTCTGCCCCTGGGCTTCGTCCTCGGGGTGTTCCTCGGGGAGCTGGCGGCCGCCTCCGAGGTCCCCGACCGCGCCCGCCGGGCGTGGCGCTCGACGGTCGTGGCGCTGAAGAACGTGGGACTGAGCGTGGCCCTGGAGGGGTCCGCCGCCCTCCTCGCGACCGGCGTGTGGGTCGCCGGGGCGCTCAGCCTGCGCTGA